A DNA window from Fusobacterium sp. FSA-380-WT-3A contains the following coding sequences:
- the dut gene encoding dUTP diphosphatase — MEKIIVKVILEEGVEKPVYMTEGSAGMDVRANIKEPITLKSLDRVLVPTGIKMEIPLGYEVQVRPRSGLALKHGITLVNSPGTIDSDYRGEIGIIMANIGREDFVINPGERIAQLVLGKVYQMDLVEGELSETERGAGGFGHTGK; from the coding sequence ATGGAAAAAATCATAGTTAAAGTAATTTTAGAAGAGGGTGTAGAAAAACCAGTATATATGACAGAAGGTTCAGCTGGAATGGATGTAAGAGCTAATATAAAAGAGCCAATTACATTAAAATCTTTAGATAGGGTATTAGTTCCTACAGGAATAAAAATGGAAATACCATTAGGTTATGAGGTACAAGTAAGACCAAGAAGTGGGTTGGCATTAAAACATGGAATTACTTTAGTAAATAGTCCAGGAACAATAGATTCTGATTATAGAGGAGAAATTGGAATTATAATGGCTAATATAGGAAGAGAAGATTTTGTTATTAATCCAGGAGAGAGAATAGCTCAATTAGTTCTTGGAAAAGTTTACCAAATGGATTTAGTAGAAGGAGAATTATCTGAAACTGAAAGAGGAGCAGGTGGATTTGGCCATACTGGAAAATAA
- a CDS encoding pitrilysin family protein codes for MDKIQGISSVSLGVFVKTGAKNELIGEEGISHFIEHMMFKGTTNRTAKEISEEVDNVGGIINAYTGKETTTYYIQLLSNRIDVGIDILTDMFLNSTFLEENIEREKGVVIEEINMYEDIPEEVIHDKNGNLVIEGPQSNTILGTVESVQGLNREKILNYFKEQYSPENLVISIAGNFSENEILEKLNNGIGKIKSIEKTRKYNGKMKIKTPKTIIRKDSNQVHLCFNTIGRSSLDKNRYELAIISNTLGGNMSSRLFQKIREDRGLAYSVYSYTSSFEEGGILTIYAGTTLKDYKTVIELIKEEFEDIKNNGISEKELQKIKNQFLSGVTFGLESSKGRMTRMANSYLFHREVKSLEEILGEIEKITVEDIKKLAKEIFDEKYYSLTILGNIKEGELN; via the coding sequence ATGGATAAAATTCAAGGAATAAGTAGTGTGTCATTAGGAGTTTTTGTAAAAACAGGTGCAAAAAATGAATTAATTGGAGAAGAAGGAATCTCACATTTTATAGAACATATGATGTTTAAAGGAACTACTAATAGAACTGCTAAAGAAATATCTGAAGAAGTAGATAATGTAGGTGGTATTATTAATGCTTATACAGGAAAGGAAACAACAACATATTATATTCAACTTCTTTCAAATAGAATAGATGTCGGAATAGATATTTTAACAGATATGTTTTTAAATTCAACTTTTCTTGAAGAAAATATTGAAAGAGAAAAGGGTGTAGTGATAGAAGAAATAAATATGTATGAAGATATTCCAGAGGAAGTAATCCATGATAAAAATGGAAATCTTGTTATAGAAGGTCCTCAAAGTAATACAATTTTAGGGACTGTTGAAAGTGTACAAGGACTTAATAGAGAAAAAATATTAAATTATTTTAAAGAACAATATAGTCCTGAGAATTTAGTTATATCTATTGCAGGAAACTTTTCTGAAAATGAAATTTTAGAAAAACTTAATAATGGAATTGGAAAAATAAAATCTATCGAAAAAACAAGAAAATATAATGGTAAAATGAAGATAAAAACTCCGAAAACAATAATAAGAAAAGACAGTAATCAAGTTCATCTTTGTTTTAATACAATTGGTAGGTCATCTCTTGATAAAAATAGATATGAATTGGCTATTATTTCTAATACTTTAGGTGGAAATATGAGTTCAAGACTTTTCCAAAAGATAAGAGAAGATAGAGGATTAGCATATTCTGTTTATAGTTATACATCTTCTTTTGAAGAGGGAGGTATATTAACTATATATGCTGGAACTACTTTAAAAGATTATAAAACAGTTATAGAACTTATAAAAGAAGAATTTGAAGATATTAAAAATAATGGAATAAGTGAAAAAGAATTACAAAAAATAAAAAATCAATTTTTGAGTGGAGTAACATTTGGACTTGAAAGTAGTAAAGGAAGAATGACTAGAATGGCAAATTCATATCTTTTTCACAGAGAGGTAAAAAGTTTAGAAGAAATTTTAGGTGAAATAGAGAAAATAACTGTTGAAGATATAAAAAAATTAGCAAAAGAAATATTTGATGAAAAATATTATTCGTTAACAATATTAGGAAATATTAAAGAAGGAGAATTAAATTAA
- a CDS encoding LptF/LptG family permease gives MKKLDMYVSKNFIKSFFICLIAFINIFILSQLFKVFRLVGDGRLTTGDGVLYIICMLPKIIVNVTPLAVLLGALMFISKMAGNLEIISLKTSGISFKRIVLFPIIISFFISIFVFIVNGYLYPKGEKKMRELRGDVVSTLLPTQKRNGFIRDENNNLYLLDYLNVTEGKAKKVKIIEMSDNFDKIERVIFADNGYFDRNEKVWKLKKVKINNLQLGTQENLDTYSSEEYREEPEKFVTLLVDPEILDNKELKKELVNLKNTGIDTREGISEIANRYSFPFASFVVVFLGLALGSRYIRSSSAMNVILSIFLGYGYYIVHASFEAYGKNGYMNPFICGWIANIIFLIVGIYFIQKAEY, from the coding sequence ATGAAAAAATTAGATATGTATGTAAGTAAAAATTTTATAAAATCTTTTTTTATATGCCTAATAGCTTTTATAAATATATTTATACTAAGTCAACTTTTTAAGGTTTTTAGACTTGTAGGAGATGGAAGGCTTACAACGGGAGATGGAGTTTTATATATTATTTGTATGTTACCTAAAATAATAGTTAATGTAACTCCTTTAGCTGTTCTTCTTGGAGCATTGATGTTTATTAGCAAAATGGCTGGAAATTTAGAGATTATATCTTTAAAAACATCAGGAATAAGTTTTAAAAGAATAGTTTTATTTCCAATAATAATATCTTTTTTTATCTCTATATTTGTATTCATTGTAAATGGATATTTATATCCAAAAGGTGAAAAAAAGATGAGAGAATTAAGAGGAGATGTAGTGTCAACTCTTTTACCTACTCAGAAAAGAAATGGATTTATAAGAGATGAAAATAATAATTTATATTTATTAGATTATTTAAATGTAACTGAAGGAAAAGCAAAAAAAGTAAAAATAATTGAAATGAGTGATAATTTTGATAAAATAGAGAGAGTTATTTTTGCTGATAATGGATATTTTGACAGAAATGAAAAAGTTTGGAAACTAAAAAAAGTAAAAATAAATAATTTACAATTAGGAACTCAAGAAAATTTAGATACTTATTCTTCAGAAGAATATAGAGAAGAACCAGAAAAATTTGTTACTTTATTAGTTGACCCAGAAATTTTAGATAATAAAGAACTAAAAAAAGAATTGGTTAATTTAAAGAATACAGGAATAGACACAAGAGAAGGAATATCGGAAATAGCAAATAGATATTCATTTCCTTTTGCTAGTTTTGTAGTGGTATTTTTAGGTCTAGCTTTAGGAAGTAGGTATATAAGGTCATCCTCAGCTATGAATGTAATTTTAAGTATTTTTTTAGGATATGGATACTATATAGTTCATGCTTCATTTGAAGCTTATGGAAAAAATGGATATATGAATCCTTTTATTTGTGGATGGATAGCCAATATAATATTTTTGATAGTTGGTATTTATTTTATTCAAAAAGCTGAGTATTAG
- a CDS encoding LptF/LptG family permease has translation MKIINDYILKETKMSIVFGITLFTFIFLIEMIVSMMESILVRGLSIIDVSRMISFYLPMILSQTIPMGIFLGIMITFGNLTRNNEITALNSMGVSLNKLLKPVIGIGIVGTIFIFFLQESLIPRSYIKLQQITYKMIYENPVFQLKDRVLIDGISEYKIYIDSINKKTKDAENVLVMINDKKSDYPTLVLGKTAYWEDAALLLNDADFYKHDEKGNVSVTGNFEKKRVPFTSYFEDIKVKIKDIEGMNIKQLLSEIKTRDKIEILPYIVEINRKIAVPMSTIALAILGVLLSIGNTRTGKGVNFGIGIIVIFLYIVLLNIGMVLAYRSIISPFLGVWTPNIVLYVYTLFLYNRKARLV, from the coding sequence ATGAAGATAATAAATGATTACATTTTAAAAGAAACAAAAATGTCAATAGTTTTTGGAATAACTCTGTTTACTTTTATATTTTTAATAGAAATGATAGTATCTATGATGGAAAGTATTTTGGTAAGAGGATTATCAATAATAGATGTATCTAGAATGATATCTTTTTATTTGCCAATGATATTATCTCAAACTATACCAATGGGAATATTTTTAGGAATAATGATAACATTTGGAAATCTTACAAGAAATAATGAAATAACAGCATTAAATTCAATGGGAGTATCATTAAATAAATTATTAAAACCTGTTATTGGAATAGGAATTGTAGGAACTATCTTTATTTTCTTTTTACAAGAGAGTTTAATTCCAAGATCTTATATTAAATTACAACAAATAACATACAAAATGATATATGAAAATCCAGTATTTCAATTAAAAGATAGAGTTTTAATTGATGGAATTTCAGAATATAAAATTTATATAGATTCAATTAATAAAAAGACCAAAGATGCTGAAAATGTATTAGTGATGATAAATGATAAAAAGTCAGACTATCCTACATTAGTTTTAGGAAAAACAGCTTATTGGGAAGATGCTGCATTACTTTTAAATGATGCTGATTTCTATAAACATGACGAAAAAGGAAATGTTAGTGTAACAGGAAATTTTGAAAAGAAAAGAGTACCATTTACATCATATTTTGAAGATATAAAAGTAAAAATAAAAGATATAGAAGGAATGAATATAAAACAACTTTTATCTGAAATAAAAACAAGAGATAAAATAGAAATTTTACCATATATTGTAGAAATTAATAGGAAAATTGCTGTTCCAATGTCTACTATAGCTTTGGCTATATTAGGAGTTTTACTTTCTATAGGAAATACTAGAACAGGAAAAGGAGTAAACTTTGGTATAGGAATAATAGTAATATTTTTATATATTGTTTTACTGAATATAGGAATGGTATTAGCTTATAGAAGTATAATATCACCATTTTTAGGAGTTTGGACTCCAAATATAGTTTTATATGTTTATACATTATTTTTATATAATAGAAAGGCTAGGTTGGTATAA
- a CDS encoding CvpA family protein: protein MYLDIIVLIILGLSIIGGINNGFVVEFISTFGILINLYITHKLTPALCHITAKYLTKQNDTYIYAITFLGLFIIIAILLHLLNTFLKNQQIPFLFRILGGGISFLKGLLICGIFLVFYNIGQEKIKTLSKIGESSIANEYFLQITDEIDFYIPNELKEKINEIKTNKTIDKYMNKIIGE from the coding sequence ATGTATTTAGATATAATAGTATTAATAATTTTAGGATTGTCAATAATAGGTGGAATAAATAATGGGTTTGTTGTTGAATTTATATCAACTTTTGGTATTTTAATAAATTTATATATAACTCACAAATTAACTCCAGCACTTTGTCATATAACAGCAAAATATTTGACTAAACAAAATGATACTTATATTTATGCTATAACTTTTTTAGGGTTATTTATTATAATAGCTATTTTATTACATTTATTAAATACATTTTTAAAAAATCAGCAAATTCCATTTTTATTTAGAATTTTAGGTGGAGGAATTAGTTTTTTAAAAGGTTTACTAATTTGTGGAATATTTTTAGTTTTTTATAATATAGGGCAAGAAAAAATAAAAACTCTATCTAAAATAGGAGAGTCTAGTATAGCTAATGAATATTTTTTACAAATTACAGATGAAATAGATTTTTATATTCCAAATGAATTAAAAGAAAAAATAAATGAAATTAAGACAAATAAAACAATAGATAAATATATGAATAAAATTATAGGAGAATAA
- a CDS encoding class I SAM-dependent rRNA methyltransferase: MAQVILIKDKEKKIQNFYPNVFKDEIKYILGEVKTGDVVDVLREDMLFIGRGYVTEGTSAFVRVLTTKDEKIDKDFIYKKIKEAYDKRQNLKEETNCMRVFFSEGDGIPGLVIDKFDKYISIQFRNSGVEVFRQEIVNAVKKYMKPKGIYERSDVENRIHEGVEEKTGIIYGEIPEEIIMEDNGLKYTIDIINGQKTGFFLDQRDSRKFIRPFLNNKTKFLDVFSSSGGFSIAALKEGCQKVVAIDKEPHALELCKKNYKLNEFENKFETLEGDAFMLLKTLISRGEKYDVITLDPPSLIKKKIDIKKGRDFFYELCNSSFKLLDKGGILGVITCAYHIGLQDLLEVTRMAASNNGKLLQVIGINYQPEDHPWILHIPETLYLKALWVKII; this comes from the coding sequence ATGGCACAAGTTATATTAATAAAAGATAAAGAGAAAAAAATTCAGAACTTTTATCCAAATGTTTTTAAAGATGAAATAAAATATATTCTTGGAGAAGTAAAGACAGGAGATGTAGTTGATGTTTTAAGAGAAGATATGTTATTCATAGGGCGTGGATATGTAACGGAAGGAACTTCAGCTTTTGTTCGTGTTTTAACAACAAAAGATGAAAAAATAGATAAAGATTTTATTTACAAAAAAATAAAAGAAGCTTATGATAAAAGACAAAATTTAAAGGAAGAAACAAATTGTATGAGAGTATTTTTTTCTGAAGGAGATGGAATACCAGGATTAGTTATAGATAAGTTTGATAAATATATTTCAATTCAATTTAGAAATTCAGGTGTAGAGGTTTTTAGACAAGAAATAGTCAATGCTGTAAAGAAATATATGAAACCTAAAGGAATTTATGAAAGAAGTGATGTAGAAAATAGAATACATGAAGGTGTTGAAGAAAAAACTGGAATAATATATGGAGAAATTCCAGAAGAAATTATTATGGAAGATAATGGACTTAAATATACAATAGACATTATAAATGGACAAAAAACAGGATTCTTTTTAGACCAAAGAGATTCTAGAAAATTTATAAGACCATTTTTAAATAATAAAACAAAATTTTTGGATGTATTTTCTAGTAGTGGAGGTTTTTCAATAGCAGCTTTGAAAGAAGGATGTCAAAAAGTAGTAGCAATTGATAAAGAACCTCATGCTTTAGAACTTTGTAAAAAGAATTATAAGCTAAATGAGTTTGAAAATAAATTTGAGACTTTAGAAGGAGATGCTTTTATGCTATTAAAAACATTAATTTCTAGAGGGGAAAAATATGATGTCATAACTTTAGACCCTCCATCATTAATTAAGAAAAAAATAGACATAAAAAAAGGAAGGGATTTTTTTTATGAATTATGTAATAGTAGTTTTAAATTACTGGATAAAGGTGGAATTTTAGGAGTAATAACTTGTGCTTATCATATAGGATTACAAGATTTATTAGAAGTAACTAGAATGGCTGCTTCTAATAATGGAAAATTATTGCAAGTTATAGGAATAAATTATCAACCTGAAGACCATCCTTGGATATTACATATTCCAGAAACTCTTTATTTAAAAGCATTATGGGTAAAAATAATATAA
- the alr gene encoding alanine racemase — translation MRTWLEINTKNLKYNIEKIYEKIGNKKIIGIVKANSYGLGSVEITKELIKCGVDFFAVATLSEGMELRKAGIKEKILILGGVFDEELREVEKYDLQIALSRFEQLVYIHKNNIQVKCHLAIETGMGRIGVNSEEAEKIKEYVNKNKLTNIIGVYTHLSVADEEGKDNRLYTERQIEKFNNFTGIDTIEYRHVLNSGGILKYSNKDNGNYVRVGIVMYGICGENWIEDLKPVITFKSKVLFIKTLIEDTDISYGRECTLKKGDIVGTIAAGYADGFKRGALNKITVKIKNREYTVVGKVCMDMLMIKIPNELKDEVKIGEEVILYGEDLVEKAKLLGTTTYEIITGINTRVKRVYIEE, via the coding sequence ATGAGAACTTGGTTAGAAATAAATACTAAAAATCTAAAGTATAATATTGAGAAAATTTATGAGAAAATAGGAAATAAAAAAATAATAGGAATAGTAAAAGCAAATTCTTATGGATTAGGGTCAGTTGAAATAACAAAAGAACTGATAAAATGTGGTGTAGATTTTTTTGCTGTGGCTACTCTTTCAGAGGGAATGGAACTTAGAAAGGCAGGCATCAAAGAAAAAATATTAATACTTGGTGGAGTATTTGATGAAGAACTAAGAGAAGTAGAAAAATATGATTTACAGATTGCTTTGTCTCGTTTTGAACAATTGGTGTATATACATAAAAATAATATACAAGTAAAATGTCATTTAGCAATAGAAACAGGAATGGGAAGAATTGGTGTTAATTCAGAAGAAGCAGAAAAAATAAAAGAATATGTTAATAAAAATAAATTAACCAATATAATAGGTGTATATACTCATTTATCTGTAGCAGATGAAGAGGGAAAAGATAATAGATTGTATACAGAAAGACAAATAGAAAAATTTAATAATTTTACAGGAATAGATACCATTGAGTATAGACATGTATTAAATAGTGGTGGAATTTTAAAATACTCTAATAAAGATAATGGAAATTATGTTAGAGTTGGAATAGTCATGTATGGAATTTGTGGTGAGAATTGGATAGAGGATTTAAAACCAGTTATAACTTTTAAAAGTAAGGTTTTATTTATTAAAACTTTAATAGAAGATACAGATATTTCATATGGAAGAGAGTGTACTTTAAAAAAAGGAGATATTGTAGGAACTATAGCTGCTGGATATGCTGATGGATTTAAAAGAGGAGCTTTAAATAAAATAACTGTTAAAATAAAAAATAGAGAATATACAGTTGTAGGAAAAGTATGTATGGACATGTTGATGATAAAAATTCCTAATGAATTAAAAGATGAAGTAAAGATAGGAGAAGAAGTAATTCTTTATGGAGAGGATTTAGTAGAAAAAGCTAAACTTTTAGGAACTACGACATATGAAATAATTACTGGGATAAACACAAGAGTAAAAAGAGTATATATAGAGGAGTAA
- the secF gene encoding protein translocase subunit SecF: MKMQIEVIKNSKKWIAISLVFIFISIGSLIVKGLNYGIDFSGGSLFQLRFENTVSLKEINSTLDKIGKEISQFAGTGRKVQISEGQEVLIRVQEIAEQDKNKFYDKISEIGKYEIIKEDKVGASVGKELKTSAIYSLLIGGALIVGYITLRFEFMFALAAILALLHDIIIAIGGISILGYEIDTPFIAAVLTILGYSINNTIVVFDRIRETLKKKTDLTFGEVLNKSINQVMVRSLNTSVTTLLAIISILIFGGESLRTFITTLLIGMIAGTYSSIFIASPIIYFLEKDRDKKVENSKYLEKEEDEYKEKIVV, from the coding sequence ATAAAGATGCAAATAGAAGTAATAAAAAATAGTAAAAAATGGATAGCAATTTCACTTGTATTTATTTTTATTTCTATAGGTTCTCTTATAGTAAAAGGATTAAATTATGGAATAGATTTTTCAGGAGGAAGTTTATTTCAATTAAGATTTGAAAATACTGTAAGCTTAAAAGAAATTAATTCTACTCTAGATAAAATCGGAAAGGAAATATCTCAATTTGCTGGAACAGGAAGAAAAGTTCAAATTTCAGAGGGACAAGAGGTTCTTATAAGAGTACAAGAAATAGCAGAACAAGATAAGAATAAATTTTATGATAAAATTAGTGAAATTGGAAAATACGAAATAATAAAAGAAGATAAAGTAGGAGCAAGTGTAGGTAAAGAATTAAAAACATCAGCTATTTATTCTCTTTTAATAGGAGGAGCTCTTATAGTAGGGTATATAACTCTAAGATTTGAATTTATGTTTGCTTTAGCAGCTATTTTAGCTTTATTACATGATATTATAATAGCTATAGGTGGAATTTCAATTTTGGGATATGAAATAGATACTCCATTTATTGCAGCAGTTCTTACAATATTAGGGTATTCAATAAATAATACAATAGTAGTATTTGATAGAATAAGAGAAACATTGAAGAAAAAAACAGATTTAACTTTTGGTGAAGTACTAAATAAAAGTATAAATCAAGTAATGGTAAGATCATTAAACACTTCAGTGACAACATTACTTGCTATAATATCAATATTAATATTTGGTGGGGAATCCTTAAGAACTTTTATTACAACTTTATTAATAGGAATGATAGCAGGTACATATTCATCAATATTTATAGCATCTCCAATTATTTATTTCTTAGAAAAAGATAGAGATAAAAAAGTAGAGAATTCAAAATATTTAGAAAAAGAAGAAGATGAATATAAGGAAAAAATAGTAGTTTAA
- the secD gene encoding protein translocase subunit SecD, with translation MRGKIFMRALLVLIVLIGALIIIKKEPMKLGLDLKGGVYAVLEASPENPNEQIDSETMDSLIEVLDRRINGIGVAESVVQKAGDNRVIIELPGIKDTQEAINMIGKTALLEFKIMDENGNLGETLLTGGALKKAQVGYGQLGDPQINFELKPEGAVEFARITRENIGKQLAIVLDGKVQTAPVIKTEISGGSGSISGNYTVEEAQKTAMLLNSGALPIKAEIVETRTVGATLGDESIAASLVAGKVGVALIMIFMLLFYRMPGLLADIALICFGILNFGVINFIGATLTLPGIAGFILSTGMAVDANVIIFERIKEELRFGNTVRGAITAGFSKGFVAIFDSNLTTLIITTILFIFGTGPVKGFAVTLTIGTLASMFTAITITRVLLDIFVEVFGIKNPILFGVRGK, from the coding sequence ATGAGAGGAAAAATATTCATGAGAGCTTTATTAGTATTAATTGTATTAATAGGAGCTTTGATTATTATAAAAAAAGAACCTATGAAATTAGGATTAGATTTAAAAGGTGGAGTATATGCTGTATTAGAAGCTTCCCCTGAAAATCCTAATGAACAAATTGATTCAGAAACAATGGATAGTTTAATAGAAGTATTAGACAGAAGAATCAATGGTATTGGGGTAGCAGAATCAGTAGTACAAAAAGCTGGGGATAATAGAGTAATTATTGAATTACCTGGAATTAAAGATACCCAAGAAGCTATAAATATGATAGGAAAAACAGCTCTTTTAGAGTTCAAAATCATGGATGAAAATGGTAATTTAGGGGAAACTCTTTTAACAGGTGGAGCATTAAAAAAAGCTCAAGTTGGGTATGGACAATTAGGAGATCCTCAAATTAATTTTGAATTAAAACCAGAGGGAGCTGTTGAATTTGCTAGAATTACAAGAGAAAATATTGGAAAACAATTAGCAATAGTTTTAGATGGAAAAGTACAAACAGCTCCAGTTATAAAAACAGAAATTTCTGGAGGAAGTGGAAGTATAAGTGGAAATTATACAGTGGAAGAAGCTCAAAAAACAGCAATGCTTTTAAATTCAGGAGCTCTTCCAATAAAAGCTGAGATAGTAGAAACTAGAACAGTAGGAGCAACTTTAGGAGATGAATCAATAGCAGCAAGTTTAGTGGCTGGAAAAGTAGGAGTGGCACTAATAATGATATTCATGTTACTTTTCTATAGAATGCCTGGACTTTTAGCGGATATTGCTCTAATATGTTTTGGAATATTAAACTTTGGAGTAATAAACTTTATAGGAGCAACTTTAACTTTACCAGGAATAGCAGGATTTATATTATCAACAGGAATGGCTGTTGATGCTAATGTAATTATATTTGAAAGAATAAAAGAGGAATTAAGATTCGGTAATACAGTAAGAGGAGCTATAACAGCAGGATTTAGTAAAGGATTTGTAGCTATTTTTGACTCTAACTTAACAACTTTAATAATTACAACAATATTATTTATATTTGGAACAGGACCTGTAAAAGGATTTGCAGTAACTCTTACAATAGGTACTTTAGCTTCTATGTTTACAGCAATTACTATAACAAGAGTTTTACTAGATATATTTGTAGAAGTTTTTGGAATAAAAAATCCAATATTATTTGGAGTAAGGGGGAAATAA
- the ruvX gene encoding Holliday junction resolvase RuvX: protein MYKRYISLDIGDVRIGVAKSDIMGVVATPYEVIDRKKVKSVKRISEILEENNTKSLVVGIPKSLDGTEKRQAEKVREYIEKLKRNIPNLEVYEVDERMTTVSADRMLTDGGKKGALEKRKVVDKIAAAIILQTFLDSKRK from the coding sequence ATGTATAAAAGATATATTTCTTTAGATATAGGAGATGTAAGAATAGGAGTAGCAAAATCTGATATTATGGGAGTTGTTGCTACTCCTTATGAAGTGATTGATAGAAAAAAAGTTAAATCTGTAAAAAGAATATCTGAAATTTTAGAAGAGAATAATACAAAGTCTCTTGTAGTTGGAATTCCAAAAAGTTTAGATGGAACTGAAAAAAGGCAAGCTGAAAAGGTGAGAGAATATATAGAAAAATTAAAGAGGAATATACCTAATTTGGAAGTTTATGAAGTAGATGAAAGAATGACAACAGTATCAGCAGATAGAATGCTTACAGATGGAGGAAAAAAAGGGGCATTGGAAAAAAGAAAGGTAGTTGATAAAATAGCAGCAGCTATAATTTTACAAACTTTTTTAGATTCCAAAAGAAAATAA